One Methanocaldococcus villosus KIN24-T80 genomic window carries:
- a CDS encoding (R)-citramalate synthase, with protein sequence MKVKILDTTLRDGEQTPGVSLTPYEKLEIAKKIDELGVDIIEAGSAITSKGEREAIKMIVKENLNAEICSFVRALKVDIDAALECEVDSVHLVVPSSPIHIKYKLKKSEDEVLKTATDAVEYAKDHGLIVELSAEDATRAKEEFLIELFNRGKEAGADRCCICDTVGVLTPQKAERLFKNISEKVDLPIAVHCHNDFGMATANTCSAIFAGAVEAHVTVNGIGERAGNAALEEVVTALKFLYNIDTNVKLEKLYEVSRFVAKMMKLPVPFNKAIVGDNAFAHEAGIHVDGLIKNTETYEPIKPEMVGNRRRIILGKHSGRKALKYKLDLMNIEVSEEELNKIYEKIKELGDLGKYISDTDLLAIVREVKGSGIEEKIKLDELTVVSGNKITPIASVRLHYRGENRHLIETAYGVGPVDAAINAVRKAISGVADIKLEEYSVKSIGSGTDAIVEVKVKLRRGSEVVEVVKSDADIIKASVNAVMEGINLLLL encoded by the coding sequence ATGAAAGTTAAAATTCTGGATACAACACTAAGAGATGGAGAACAAACTCCAGGAGTTTCTCTAACACCATATGAGAAACTGGAGATTGCAAAAAAGATTGATGAATTAGGAGTTGATATTATTGAAGCAGGTTCTGCAATAACATCAAAAGGAGAGAGAGAAGCAATTAAAATGATTGTTAAAGAAAATCTTAATGCTGAAATCTGCTCATTTGTCAGAGCTTTAAAAGTTGATATTGATGCTGCATTAGAATGTGAAGTTGATAGTGTTCATTTAGTAGTTCCATCCTCCCCAATCCATATAAAATATAAATTAAAGAAATCTGAAGATGAAGTTTTAAAAACTGCTACTGATGCTGTTGAATATGCCAAAGATCATGGTTTAATAGTTGAACTTTCTGCTGAAGATGCAACAAGAGCTAAAGAGGAGTTTCTAATAGAGTTATTCAATAGAGGAAAAGAGGCTGGAGCTGATAGGTGCTGTATCTGTGACACAGTTGGAGTTTTGACACCTCAAAAAGCTGAAAGGTTATTTAAAAATATTTCAGAAAAGGTAGATTTACCAATTGCAGTGCACTGTCATAATGATTTTGGGATGGCAACAGCTAATACATGCTCTGCCATTTTTGCTGGAGCAGTGGAAGCTCATGTGACGGTGAATGGTATTGGTGAAAGAGCTGGAAATGCTGCTTTAGAAGAGGTTGTTACAGCTCTAAAATTCCTTTATAATATTGACACAAATGTAAAATTAGAAAAACTTTATGAAGTTTCAAGATTTGTGGCAAAAATGATGAAGTTGCCTGTACCATTTAATAAAGCTATTGTAGGAGATAATGCCTTTGCTCATGAGGCAGGAATTCATGTTGATGGATTAATAAAAAATACTGAAACTTATGAACCAATAAAACCAGAAATGGTAGGGAATAGAAGGAGAATTATATTAGGAAAACACTCTGGTAGAAAAGCACTGAAATATAAGTTAGATCTTATGAATATAGAGGTTTCAGAGGAAGAGTTAAATAAGATATATGAAAAAATTAAGGAGCTTGGAGATCTTGGTAAGTATATATCAGATACAGATTTATTAGCTATAGTTAGAGAGGTTAAGGGATCAGGTATAGAAGAGAAAATTAAGTTAGATGAACTCACAGTAGTTTCAGGGAATAAGATAACACCAATAGCATCAGTTAGATTACACTATAGAGGAGAAAATAGACATTTAATAGAAACTGCCTATGGTGTAGGTCCTGTTGATGCAGCCATAAATGCTGTTAGAAAGGCAATAAGTGGAGTAGCTGATATTAAGTTAGAAGAATACTCTGTTAAATCTATAGGTAGTGGAACTGATGCAATAGTTGAGGTTAAAGTCAAGCTAAGAAGAGGTTCAGAAGTTGTTGAAGTTGTTAAATCTGATGCTGATATTATAAAAGCTTCTGTAAATGCTGTAATGGAAGGAATAAATTTATTACTATTGTGA
- a CDS encoding 50S ribosomal protein L44e: MKIPKKIRRYCPYCKKHTIHIVEKAKKGKASELTWGQRQFRRVTAGYGGFPRPKPEGRSKPVKKIDLRFKCTVCGKIHTKANGCFRAGKFEIVEK; the protein is encoded by the coding sequence GTGAAAATACCAAAAAAAATCAGAAGGTATTGCCCATACTGTAAAAAACACACAATTCATATTGTAGAAAAAGCTAAGAAAGGGAAAGCAAGTGAATTAACTTGGGGGCAAAGACAGTTCAGAAGAGTAACAGCAGGATATGGAGGTTTCCCAAGACCTAAACCAGAAGGTAGATCAAAACCCGTTAAAAAAATCGATCTAAGATTTAAATGTACTGTTTGTGGGAAAATACATACAAAAGCAAATGGATGTTTTAGAGCAGGGAAGTTTGAAATAGTAGAGAAATAA
- the serA gene encoding phosphoglycerate dehydrogenase: MVKILITDPIHEEAIKILKELGEVEIATDLSKEELLNKIKDVNILIVRSGTYVDREIIDAGKNLKIIARAGVGVDNIDVDYATEKGIIVVNAPDASSISVAELTMGLILAAARNIPQANNSVKSGKWERKKFKGIELYGKILGVVGLGRIGQQVVKRAKAFGMEVIAYDPYIPKEVAENLGVKLLNDLNELCKMADIITLHVPLTPKTKHMIGEEQINLMKKNAIIVNCARGGLIDEKALYKALKEKRIKAAALDVFEKEPPKDNPLLKLDNLICTPHLGASTEEAQKAAGIIIAEQIKKILNGELAENVVNFPSLPKEKLGKLKPYMLLAETLGNIVMQVLNRVDRVEIIYMGSLTKENTDLITRAFLKGLLYPILLAGVNLINAPIIAKSRNINVIESYTTEKKYGDAIKIIAEGDRRFSIVGGIINNKFVILEVDGYEVNFIPEGVLAIIKHIDRPGMIGKVGMILGEYGINIASMQVGRREPGGEAVMLINLDHPISEEVIKKIKEIPNIKDVAVINLW, from the coding sequence ATGGTCAAAATATTAATTACTGACCCTATACATGAGGAAGCTATAAAAATATTAAAAGAGCTTGGAGAAGTTGAGATAGCTACAGATTTATCTAAAGAGGAGCTTTTAAATAAAATTAAAGATGTTAATATTTTAATTGTTAGGAGTGGAACATATGTTGATAGGGAAATTATAGATGCTGGGAAGAATTTAAAAATTATTGCAAGAGCTGGAGTTGGAGTTGATAATATTGATGTTGATTATGCTACAGAAAAAGGTATTATTGTTGTAAATGCTCCAGATGCTTCATCCATTTCAGTAGCTGAATTGACTATGGGGTTAATATTAGCTGCAGCAAGAAATATCCCACAGGCGAACAATTCTGTTAAAAGTGGAAAATGGGAAAGAAAGAAGTTTAAAGGTATTGAATTGTATGGAAAAATTTTAGGAGTTGTAGGTCTTGGAAGAATAGGACAACAAGTTGTTAAAAGGGCTAAAGCATTTGGTATGGAGGTTATTGCTTATGATCCTTATATTCCAAAAGAAGTTGCTGAAAATTTAGGAGTTAAATTATTAAATGATTTAAATGAACTCTGTAAGATGGCTGATATTATAACATTACATGTTCCTTTAACACCAAAAACAAAACATATGATTGGTGAAGAGCAAATAAATCTAATGAAAAAAAATGCTATTATTGTTAATTGTGCAAGAGGAGGATTAATTGATGAAAAAGCTTTATACAAAGCTTTAAAAGAAAAAAGAATAAAAGCTGCTGCTTTAGATGTATTTGAGAAAGAGCCTCCAAAAGACAATCCATTGTTAAAATTAGACAATCTCATCTGTACACCACATTTAGGAGCATCTACTGAAGAAGCTCAAAAGGCTGCTGGAATTATAATAGCTGAGCAAATAAAAAAAATATTAAATGGAGAATTAGCTGAAAATGTTGTTAATTTTCCAAGCCTACCAAAAGAAAAGTTAGGGAAATTAAAACCATATATGTTGTTAGCTGAAACCCTTGGGAATATAGTTATGCAAGTATTAAATAGAGTTGATAGAGTTGAGATTATATACATGGGTTCCCTTACAAAAGAGAACACTGATTTAATAACAAGGGCTTTTTTAAAAGGTTTATTATATCCTATACTATTAGCAGGAGTTAATTTAATTAATGCACCAATTATAGCTAAAAGTAGAAATATTAATGTTATTGAAAGTTATACAACAGAGAAAAAATATGGAGATGCTATAAAGATAATTGCTGAAGGAGATAGAAGATTCTCAATAGTAGGGGGAATAATTAATAATAAGTTTGTTATATTAGAAGTAGATGGTTATGAAGTTAACTTTATTCCAGAAGGAGTTTTGGCTATAATTAAACATATTGACAGGCCAGGAATGATTGGAAAAGTGGGAATGATATTAGGTGAATATGGAATAAATATAGCAAGTATGCAGGTTGGTAGGAGAGAACCTGGAGGAGAGGCAGTAATGTTAATTAACTTGGATCATCCAATTTCTGAAGAGGTTATAAAGAAAATTAAAGAAATTCCAAATATTAAAGATGTAGCTGTTATTAATCTATGGTGA
- a CDS encoding RNA-guided pseudouridylation complex pseudouridine synthase subunit Cbf5: protein MILLVREEAETNWKYGSDPYNRKIEDLIKYGVVVIDKPRGPTSHEVSSWVKKILNIEKAGHGGTLDPKVTGVLPVALEKATKSIPLWHIPPKEYVCLMHLHRDASEEDILRVFKEFTGKIYQRPPLKSAVKKRLRVRRIYEIELLDKEGRDVLFRVKCQSGTYIRKLCEDIGEALGTSAHMQELRRIKSGVFDENDAVYLQDLLDAYVFWKEDGDEEELRRIIKPLEYGLRHLKKVVVKDSAVSAICHGADVYVRGISKLSKDINKGDIVVVETLKGEAIGFGKALMSSKEMLTAEKGKAVDIERVFMERNVYPKMWKR from the coding sequence ATAATTTTACTAGTAAGAGAAGAAGCTGAAACAAATTGGAAATATGGCTCAGATCCATATAATAGGAAGATAGAAGATTTAATCAAGTATGGGGTTGTTGTTATAGATAAACCTAGGGGGCCCACATCTCATGAAGTTTCATCATGGGTTAAAAAAATATTAAACATTGAAAAAGCAGGACATGGTGGGACATTAGATCCAAAAGTAACTGGAGTTTTACCAGTAGCTTTAGAAAAAGCTACTAAATCTATCCCACTATGGCACATCCCCCCAAAAGAATATGTTTGCTTAATGCATTTACATAGGGATGCTAGTGAAGAAGATATTTTAAGAGTCTTTAAAGAATTTACTGGAAAAATTTATCAGAGACCTCCATTAAAATCTGCTGTTAAAAAAAGATTAAGGGTAAGAAGGATTTATGAGATAGAATTATTAGATAAAGAAGGTAGAGATGTTTTGTTTAGAGTTAAATGTCAATCAGGAACATACATTAGAAAACTCTGTGAAGATATTGGAGAGGCCTTAGGAACCTCTGCACATATGCAAGAGTTGAGAAGAATAAAAAGTGGAGTTTTTGATGAGAATGATGCTGTTTATTTACAAGATCTTTTAGATGCTTATGTATTTTGGAAAGAAGATGGTGATGAAGAAGAATTAAGAAGAATAATAAAACCATTAGAATATGGGTTGAGGCATTTAAAAAAGGTTGTTGTTAAAGACAGTGCTGTTTCTGCTATATGTCATGGAGCAGATGTTTATGTTAGAGGGATATCTAAGTTAAGTAAGGATATTAATAAAGGAGATATTGTTGTTGTTGAAACTTTAAAAGGAGAAGCTATTGGCTTTGGAAAAGCACTAATGAGTAGTAAAGAAATGCTAACTGCTGAAAAAGGAAAAGCTGTAGATATTGAAAGAGTGTTTATGGAGAGAAATGTTTATCCAAAGATGTGGAAAAGGTGA
- the thsA gene encoding thermosome subunit alpha has product MSMAGTPIVVLPQNVKRYVGRDAQRMNILAGRIIAETVRTTLGPKGMDKMLVDELGDIVVTNDGVTILKEMSVEHPAAKMLIEVAKTQEKEVGDGTTTAVVIAGELLRKAEELLDQNIHPSVIINGYEIARNKAIEELKKIAKEVKPDDKEMLKKIAMTAITGKGAEKAREKLAEIVVEAVSTVIDDETGKVEKDLIKVEKKEGAPIEETTLIRGVVIDKERVHPQMPKRVENAKIALLNCPIEVKETEIDAEIRITDPAKIMEFVEQEEKMIKEMVDKIAATGANVVFCQKGIDDLAQHYLAKKGILAVRRVKKSDMEKLAKATGARIVTKIDDLTPEDLGEAGLVEERKVAGDAMIFVENCKHPKAVTILARGSTEHIVEEVARAIDDAIGVVKCALEDGRIVVGGGATEIELAKRISKFAETVAGREQLAVKAFAEALEIIPRTLAENSGLDPIDMLVKLRAKHEEEGGEVYGLDVFEGEVVNMLERGVVEPLKVKTQAIDSATEASIMLLRIDDVIAAEKSEKEKEKGPGGEEEGGDEF; this is encoded by the coding sequence ATGAGCATGGCAGGAACTCCAATAGTAGTATTACCACAAAATGTAAAGAGATACGTTGGAAGAGATGCTCAAAGAATGAACATATTAGCAGGGAGAATAATTGCTGAAACCGTTAGAACTACATTAGGACCAAAAGGAATGGACAAAATGTTAGTTGATGAGTTAGGAGACATTGTAGTTACAAATGATGGGGTTACAATATTAAAAGAAATGTCTGTTGAACACCCAGCTGCTAAAATGTTAATAGAAGTTGCTAAAACCCAAGAGAAAGAAGTAGGAGATGGAACTACAACAGCTGTGGTTATTGCTGGAGAATTATTAAGAAAAGCTGAAGAATTATTAGATCAAAACATACACCCATCTGTTATAATTAACGGATATGAAATAGCAAGAAATAAAGCTATTGAAGAATTAAAGAAAATTGCTAAAGAAGTTAAACCAGATGACAAAGAAATGCTCAAAAAAATAGCAATGACTGCTATAACTGGAAAAGGTGCTGAAAAAGCAAGAGAAAAATTAGCAGAAATTGTTGTTGAAGCTGTTAGCACTGTTATTGATGATGAAACAGGAAAAGTTGAAAAAGATTTAATAAAAGTTGAGAAGAAAGAAGGAGCTCCAATTGAAGAAACAACATTAATTAGAGGAGTTGTAATTGACAAAGAAAGAGTTCACCCACAAATGCCAAAAAGAGTAGAAAATGCTAAAATAGCATTATTAAACTGCCCAATTGAAGTTAAAGAAACAGAGATTGATGCTGAAATAAGAATTACTGATCCAGCAAAAATAATGGAATTTGTTGAACAAGAAGAAAAGATGATTAAAGAAATGGTTGATAAAATAGCTGCTACTGGAGCTAATGTAGTCTTCTGTCAAAAAGGAATTGATGATTTAGCACAACACTACTTAGCTAAGAAAGGAATATTAGCTGTTAGAAGAGTTAAGAAGTCAGATATGGAGAAATTAGCAAAAGCTACTGGAGCTAGAATAGTTACAAAAATTGATGACTTAACACCAGAAGACTTAGGAGAAGCTGGGTTAGTAGAGGAGAGAAAAGTAGCTGGAGATGCAATGATATTTGTTGAAAACTGCAAACATCCAAAAGCTGTAACAATATTAGCAAGAGGTTCAACTGAACATATTGTTGAAGAAGTGGCAAGAGCTATAGATGATGCTATAGGAGTTGTTAAGTGTGCTTTAGAAGATGGAAGAATAGTTGTTGGTGGAGGAGCTACAGAAATAGAATTAGCTAAGAGAATTAGCAAATTTGCAGAAACTGTTGCTGGAAGAGAACAATTAGCTGTTAAGGCATTTGCTGAAGCTTTAGAAATCATTCCAAGAACATTAGCAGAAAACTCTGGATTAGACCCAATAGATATGTTAGTTAAGTTAAGAGCTAAACATGAAGAAGAAGGAGGAGAAGTTTACGGATTAGATGTGTTTGAAGGAGAAGTTGTTAATATGTTAGAAAGAGGAGTTGTTGAACCATTAAAAGTTAAAACACAAGCTATTGATTCAGCTACAGAAGCTTCAATAATGTTGTTAAGAATTGATGATGTTATAGCTGCAGAGAAGTCAGAGAAAGAAAAAGAAAAAGGACCTGGAGGAGAAGAAGAGGGAGGGGATGAATTCTAA
- a CDS encoding DNA replication complex GINS family protein produces MYKELKNYFFNEIRSDTLLKLPEDFYEKVREYIKKLEDEKEKERAKYYYRELRKLRIYKAMYFDRENLLKEEEEILNKIEFIEEEPKGIYTIKDIEVVKVNKQFPQFTDGNFIYNLNKEEVITLDKKIATILEKHGIISKLRVRM; encoded by the coding sequence ATGTATAAAGAACTAAAAAATTATTTTTTTAATGAGATTAGATCAGATACTTTATTAAAGTTACCTGAAGATTTCTATGAAAAAGTTAGAGAATATATTAAAAAATTGGAAGATGAAAAAGAAAAAGAAAGGGCTAAATATTATTATAGGGAGTTAAGAAAGCTTAGGATATATAAAGCTATGTATTTTGATAGAGAAAATTTATTAAAGGAAGAAGAAGAGATATTAAATAAAATAGAATTCATAGAAGAGGAACCAAAAGGTATATATACAATAAAAGATATTGAAGTTGTGAAAGTTAATAAGCAGTTTCCACAATTCACTGATGGCAATTTTATTTATAATTTAAATAAAGAAGAAGTCATAACTTTAGATAAAAAGATAGCTACTATTCTTGAAAAACATGGTATTATCTCTAAATTAAGGGTGAGAATGTGA
- the argC gene encoding N-acetyl-gamma-glutamyl-phosphate reductase: protein MDVAIVGASGYTGGELLRLLAFHKEANVVSITSRRFKGEKVYKVHPHLRKFYDLTFTEDVKDADVVFTALPHGTSMKVVPEFLERGMRVIDLSGDYRFEDLSIYEKYYKIKHTGLPNVKIVYGLTEIYREEIKKAQLISNPGCFPTGAILALYPLVKEGIIEENIIIDAKTGITGAGANPSERTHFPFVNEDIIAYNITTHRHKPEIEKELRKVNNKIKVSFVPHLSPINRGILTTIHGFLKEKIDNEELIEIYKKFYKNDIFIRIYKDIPKLSYVRGSNFCDIGGFGIDGKNLIVISAIDNLIKGASGQAIQNMNVMFGIDESEGLMNVPINP from the coding sequence ATGGATGTAGCCATTGTAGGAGCGTCTGGTTATACTGGTGGAGAGTTGTTAAGACTTTTAGCATTTCACAAAGAGGCTAATGTAGTTTCTATAACATCAAGGAGATTTAAAGGAGAAAAGGTTTATAAAGTTCATCCTCATTTAAGAAAATTTTATGATTTAACATTTACTGAAGATGTTAAAGATGCAGATGTAGTTTTTACTGCCCTTCCACACGGAACCTCTATGAAAGTAGTTCCAGAATTTTTAGAGAGGGGAATGAGGGTTATTGATTTAAGTGGGGATTATAGATTTGAAGATCTCTCTATTTATGAAAAATATTATAAGATTAAACATACAGGCTTACCAAATGTTAAAATAGTTTATGGGCTAACTGAAATATATAGAGAGGAGATAAAGAAGGCTCAACTTATATCTAACCCTGGATGTTTTCCAACAGGGGCAATATTAGCTTTATATCCATTAGTTAAGGAAGGTATAATAGAAGAAAATATTATTATAGATGCTAAGACAGGAATTACTGGTGCTGGAGCTAATCCTTCTGAAAGAACACACTTCCCATTTGTTAATGAAGATATTATAGCTTACAATATAACTACCCACAGACATAAACCAGAAATAGAAAAAGAGTTAAGAAAGGTAAATAATAAAATAAAAGTTTCTTTTGTACCTCATTTAAGTCCAATAAATAGAGGAATTTTAACAACTATTCATGGATTTTTAAAGGAAAAGATTGATAATGAGGAATTAATAGAGATTTATAAGAAGTTTTATAAAAATGACATATTTATAAGAATCTACAAAGATATTCCAAAATTATCATATGTTAGAGGATCTAATTTTTGTGATATTGGAGGATTTGGCATTGATGGAAAAAACTTGATTGTTATATCAGCTATTGACAATCTTATTAAAGGAGCTAGTGGGCAGGCTATTCAAAATATGAATGTTATGTTTGGAATTGATGAGAGTGAAGGGTTAATGAATGTTCCTATCAATCCATAA
- a CDS encoding DNA polymerase sliding clamp → MRATLESAKEFKKVVDTVAQILDEICLIANEDGITARAMDPSHVALVSLEIPRLSFEDYEIEGEKEIGIDLEAFKKIMNRAKSKDKLILELDEEKNKLNVIFENSGRRKFSLALLDISASEIKMPEIEYPAVVMLKGDAFKEALKDADLISDYVILKVEDNKFIVETKGELNDFSAEFDEDSSALISIESQGHAKSAFNLEYLLDMVKGIKAGDIVKLYLGTDMPLKLEYSLGGANLTFLLAPRIEG, encoded by the coding sequence ATGAGAGCCACATTAGAGAGTGCCAAGGAGTTTAAGAAGGTTGTTGATACTGTTGCCCAAATATTAGATGAAATCTGTTTAATAGCTAATGAGGATGGGATAACTGCAAGAGCTATGGACCCAAGCCATGTAGCTCTTGTCTCATTAGAAATACCAAGATTGAGCTTTGAAGATTATGAAATAGAGGGAGAGAAAGAGATTGGTATTGATTTAGAAGCATTTAAAAAGATAATGAACAGAGCAAAATCAAAGGATAAGCTAATATTAGAATTAGATGAGGAGAAAAATAAGCTAAATGTCATATTTGAGAACTCTGGAAGAAGGAAGTTTAGCTTAGCTCTCTTAGACATATCAGCATCAGAAATAAAGATGCCAGAGATAGAGTATCCTGCTGTTGTCATGCTAAAAGGAGATGCTTTTAAAGAGGCTTTGAAGGATGCTGATTTAATAAGTGATTATGTTATCTTAAAAGTTGAGGATAACAAATTCATAGTTGAGACAAAAGGAGAATTAAATGATTTTTCAGCAGAGTTTGATGAGGATAGTTCAGCTTTAATATCAATAGAGAGCCAAGGGCATGCTAAAAGTGCCTTTAACTTAGAGTATTTATTAGATATGGTTAAAGGGATTAAAGCAGGGGATATTGTTAAGCTCTATTTAGGAACAGACATGCCATTAAAGTTAGAGTATAGCTTAGGTGGAGCTAATCTAACCTTCCTATTAGCTCCAAGAATAGAAGGCTGA
- a CDS encoding AtpZ/AtpI family protein — translation MVDIVFELLFILMAFTVIGYVLSLNTNNYLWLIIFLFLGIIAMLLRLVKKVR, via the coding sequence ATGGTAGATATAGTTTTTGAACTTTTATTTATTTTAATGGCATTTACAGTTATAGGGTATGTCTTAAGTTTAAATACTAATAACTATCTATGGTTAATAATATTTTTATTTTTAGGAATTATAGCTATGCTTTTAAGATTAGTTAAGAAGGTGAGATAA
- a CDS encoding 30S ribosomal protein S27e, translating to MAKIIPQPRSRFIKVQCPECNNEQIIFDRPATLVKCVVCGTVLAEPTGGKGKIKAKVLEVLE from the coding sequence TTGGCAAAGATCATTCCACAGCCAAGATCAAGATTTATAAAAGTCCAATGTCCAGAGTGTAATAATGAGCAGATAATCTTTGATAGACCTGCAACACTTGTAAAGTGTGTGGTCTGTGGTACTGTTTTAGCTGAACCTACAGGGGGTAAAGGAAAAATAAAAGCTAAGGTTTTAGAAGTTCTTGAATAA
- a CDS encoding TldD/PmbA family protein — translation MFIQRCGKGEILDIDKIIKLLDIGDYADVRINSGYSNSIVLKDGVFEEISFGMGKGIAVRVLYKNGWGFCKSKNIEDLEELIKKAYKMAKLANDNTKKEVILKDYKAINDKYKLIGKIAPYDVDIEEKKRIAIESYKAMRDEKIKSISVSYSDICGKKIFINSEGSFIEGEVGRAIMYMSCVAKENGRLEYASERIGGFGFENIKDNYLNKSKEAKDRALRMLKAKPCPKGEFKVILDHELAGVFIHEAVGHAAEADLVLQNDSVFKGKLNQKVGSEIVNVIDDPTLENGFGSYKYDDEGVEGKRTVIIENGILKSYLHSRETAGRLDMELTGNGRAEGLNRPIVRMSNTYIEPGDWSLDELIEDTKEGLFLKGSRGGQVDTGKGLFQFSAVEAYKIENGELKEVIKDAGLSGEILDILFKIDAITKDLKLSVGYCGKNGQSVPVGDGGGCVRTKTVIS, via the coding sequence ATGTTTATCCAAAGATGTGGAAAAGGTGAGATATTGGATATTGATAAGATTATTAAACTTTTAGATATAGGAGATTATGCAGATGTTAGGATAAATAGTGGATATTCAAATAGCATAGTATTAAAAGATGGAGTTTTTGAGGAAATATCTTTTGGAATGGGTAAAGGGATTGCTGTTAGGGTATTATATAAAAATGGATGGGGTTTCTGTAAATCAAAAAATATAGAAGATTTAGAAGAGTTAATAAAAAAAGCATATAAAATGGCTAAATTAGCTAATGATAATACCAAAAAAGAGGTTATTTTAAAAGATTATAAAGCTATTAATGATAAATATAAATTAATTGGGAAAATAGCCCCATATGATGTAGATATTGAAGAAAAAAAGAGAATAGCTATTGAATCATATAAAGCTATGAGAGATGAAAAGATTAAAAGTATTTCTGTTAGTTATTCAGATATTTGTGGAAAGAAGATATTCATTAATAGTGAAGGTTCATTTATTGAAGGTGAAGTGGGAAGGGCTATAATGTATATGAGCTGTGTTGCTAAAGAAAATGGAAGATTAGAATATGCCTCTGAAAGAATTGGGGGATTTGGTTTTGAGAATATTAAGGACAATTATTTAAACAAATCCAAAGAAGCTAAAGATAGAGCTTTAAGAATGTTAAAAGCTAAACCATGTCCTAAAGGAGAATTTAAAGTTATATTAGATCATGAATTAGCAGGAGTTTTTATTCATGAAGCTGTTGGGCATGCTGCTGAAGCTGATTTGGTTTTACAGAATGACAGTGTATTTAAAGGTAAGCTCAATCAAAAGGTAGGAAGTGAGATAGTTAATGTTATTGATGACCCTACTTTAGAGAATGGTTTTGGATCTTATAAATATGATGATGAAGGAGTTGAAGGAAAAAGAACTGTTATTATTGAAAATGGGATTTTAAAAAGTTACCTTCATTCAAGAGAAACAGCTGGAAGGTTGGATATGGAATTAACAGGTAATGGAAGAGCAGAAGGTTTAAACAGGCCAATTGTTAGAATGAGTAACACTTATATTGAGCCAGGTGATTGGAGTTTAGATGAGCTAATTGAAGATACAAAGGAAGGATTGTTTTTAAAAGGTTCAAGAGGAGGGCAAGTAGATACTGGTAAAGGGCTTTTCCAATTCTCAGCTGTTGAGGCATATAAAATAGAAAATGGAGAGTTGAAAGAGGTTATAAAAGATGCTGGATTAAGTGGGGAAATTTTAGATATTTTATTTAAAATAGATGCTATAACTAAAGATTTAAAATTGTCAGTAGGTTATTGTGGAAAAAATGGCCAATCTGTTCCCGTAGGTGATGGAGGAGGCTGTGTAAGAACAAAAACAGTAATTTCATAA